Proteins encoded in a region of the Parus major isolate Abel unplaced genomic scaffold, Parus_major1.1 Scaffold509, whole genome shotgun sequence genome:
- the MRPL34 gene encoding 39S ribosomal protein L34, mitochondrial has protein sequence MGSGVVGGRNKMAALATLWARAGGRSFSLLQGFPFPPLPNPLEPLPKTSNPSVLRRLPVPAWSFQQIRGKSRGNEYQPNNWKRKKTHGWIKRIRSPGGIAVILRRMLKGRKSLSH, from the exons ATGGGAAGCGGCGTTGTTGGCGGGCGGAACAAAATGGCGGCGCTGGCAACTCTGTGGGCTCGGGCTGGGGGCCGCAG cttttccctgctgcaagGTTTTCCCTTCCCGCCGCTCCCGAACCCTCTGGAGCCTCTCCCCAAGACTTCCAACCCCTCCGTTCTTCGCCGCCTCCCGGTTCCTGCGTGGAGTTTCCAACAAATCCGTGGGAAATCCCGGGGGAACGAGTACCAGCCCAACAACTGGAAGCGGAAGAAGACTCACGGCTGGATCAAGCGGATCCGAAGTCCCGGCGGGATCGCCGTGATCCTGCGCCGGATGCTGAAGGGCAGGAAATCCCTCAGCCACTGA